A genomic segment from Truepera sp. encodes:
- a CDS encoding tetratricopeptide repeat protein, with the protein MTTATPAETPPGPDWHALLEERRFGVARQAYLLTGGDDGRVKAALAALSDVEELVRERSFAKAVTRIERLDDPAALAPWQELKDQLEVLGNAAAHLDKRDPDAAAEVLKALDDATWFPAEYETQLGTVSIYDSDLSAAQAHFERAVALDPKHFRALTNLGNVALEQGRVDDAIENYQAALKIDEEFSNAHHNLGVAYRRKGHLNKSVKSLRRAQRTQQRHQAAVARESLGKWAGQSGAKYLKYGLWAAAAVGAYLILRAAGYL; encoded by the coding sequence GTGACGACCGCCACCCCCGCCGAAACACCCCCCGGACCCGACTGGCACGCGCTATTGGAAGAACGCCGCTTCGGCGTCGCGCGGCAGGCCTACCTGCTTACGGGCGGCGACGACGGCCGCGTGAAAGCGGCGCTCGCCGCGCTGTCGGACGTGGAGGAGCTCGTGCGGGAACGCTCGTTCGCCAAGGCAGTCACGCGGATCGAGCGCCTGGACGACCCAGCCGCGCTGGCGCCGTGGCAGGAGCTCAAGGACCAACTCGAGGTGCTCGGTAACGCCGCGGCCCACCTCGACAAGCGCGACCCCGACGCCGCCGCCGAGGTCCTGAAGGCCCTGGATGACGCCACGTGGTTCCCGGCGGAATACGAGACGCAACTGGGCACCGTGAGCATCTACGACTCCGACCTGAGCGCGGCGCAGGCGCACTTCGAGCGCGCCGTGGCGCTCGACCCCAAGCACTTCCGGGCACTCACCAACCTCGGCAACGTCGCCCTTGAACAGGGCCGCGTGGACGACGCCATCGAGAACTACCAGGCGGCACTCAAGATCGACGAGGAGTTCTCCAACGCCCACCACAACCTGGGCGTGGCCTACCGCCGCAAGGGGCACCTCAACAAGAGCGTCAAGTCGCTGCGCCGCGCGCAGCGCACGCAGCAGCGGCACCAGGCGGCCGTGGCGCGCGAGAGCCTAGGAAAGTGGGCGGGCCAGTCCGGCGCCAAGTACCTGAAGTACGGGCTGTGGGCAGCCGCGGCCGTCGGCGCCTACCTGATCCTGA
- a CDS encoding glycogen synthase has translation MKVLFPAAEVVPFSKTGGLADVAGALPQALARLGHEVLVVTPWYAKLGGGAAPYWVGDVEAPFDGGFEPVGVGVLEKHGVRYAFVGHEDYRRPSLYGYPDDARRFARFSRAVPQVAERLGFLPDIVHAHDWHTGYLPMLLQRGWHLPRGFPGLPSVFTVHNVQFQGEAGLDETVRWLRLGPDLKGTYLDHFGSANALQAGVGFATRVTTVSPTYALEIQTPEYGFALDGTFRALAHKLVGILNGIDTSVWDPANDPVLPAPYSAADPSGKALARALLATRFGLDAERPVLAVVSRLAEQKGIDLVVGGARALLEAGWNLVFLGSGDPGLEAGIARLAGRNEGRVGARLGYDENLAHLVYAGADALAVPSRFEPCGLSQLIALRYGTVPIVRLTGGLKDTVSHGVTGFTFEHATVTGLLWAAGKALRAFGTPAWDRIRANGMAADHSWAVSAAAYSELYGAVLRSWT, from the coding sequence GTGAAGGTCCTCTTTCCCGCGGCCGAGGTGGTCCCTTTCAGCAAGACGGGCGGCCTGGCCGACGTGGCGGGCGCGCTCCCCCAGGCGCTGGCGCGCTTGGGGCACGAGGTCCTCGTCGTCACCCCCTGGTACGCCAAGCTGGGCGGCGGCGCGGCACCTTACTGGGTGGGTGACGTGGAGGCACCGTTCGACGGCGGCTTCGAGCCCGTCGGGGTGGGCGTGCTCGAGAAGCACGGCGTGCGCTACGCCTTCGTGGGGCACGAGGACTACCGGCGCCCGAGCCTCTACGGCTACCCCGACGACGCGCGCCGGTTCGCCCGCTTCTCGCGCGCCGTGCCGCAGGTGGCCGAACGCCTGGGGTTCCTGCCGGACATCGTCCACGCCCACGACTGGCACACGGGCTACCTGCCCATGCTGTTGCAACGCGGCTGGCACCTGCCGCGGGGGTTCCCGGGCCTGCCGAGCGTGTTCACGGTGCATAACGTGCAGTTCCAGGGTGAGGCCGGGCTCGACGAGACCGTGCGCTGGCTGCGCCTCGGCCCCGACCTCAAGGGCACCTACCTCGACCATTTCGGGTCCGCCAACGCCCTGCAGGCGGGCGTAGGCTTCGCCACTCGCGTGACGACCGTGAGCCCGACGTACGCGCTCGAGATCCAGACTCCGGAGTACGGCTTCGCGCTCGACGGCACCTTTCGTGCGCTGGCGCACAAGCTGGTGGGCATCCTCAACGGCATCGACACCAGCGTGTGGGACCCCGCGAACGACCCCGTGCTGCCGGCCCCCTACTCCGCCGCCGATCCGTCCGGCAAGGCGCTCGCCCGGGCGCTGCTGGCTACGCGCTTCGGCCTGGACGCCGAACGGCCCGTGCTGGCGGTGGTCTCGCGGCTCGCAGAACAGAAGGGGATAGACCTGGTCGTCGGCGGCGCACGCGCGCTGCTCGAGGCCGGTTGGAACCTCGTGTTCCTGGGCTCGGGCGACCCCGGCCTGGAGGCCGGCATCGCACGGCTCGCCGGCCGCAACGAGGGCCGGGTGGGGGCGCGCTTGGGTTACGACGAGAACCTCGCGCACCTCGTCTACGCCGGGGCCGACGCGCTGGCCGTTCCGAGCCGCTTCGAACCGTGCGGGCTGTCGCAACTGATAGCCCTGCGCTACGGCACGGTGCCCATCGTGAGGTTGACGGGCGGCCTCAAGGACACGGTGAGCCACGGCGTCACCGGCTTCACCTTCGAGCACGCCACGGTCACCGGGCTCCTCTGGGCGGCGGGCAAGGCGCTGCGCGCGTTCGGCACTCCCGCTTGGGACCGCATCCGGGCGAACGGCATGGCCGCCGATCACTCGTGGGCCGTCTCCGCCGCCGCCTATTCCGAGCTGTACGGGGCCGTGCTACGGTCTTGGACGTGA
- a CDS encoding S41 family peptidase, with protein sequence MKRRWYLAVLAVLVAGTMAVNAQLSRDYASEFFDNPTGRALVQAFGALKSGYLTDVDDDKLIRGAMDGMIAALDDPFTSYLPPKDAARENQDLSGSFEGVGAVLTPHDRKSGKGVEILTVYAGGPASKAGVQRGDIFVSVDGVDVSEMSTSEVADLVRGPRGTTVTLVMERPGTDGQLTFNIQRATIQIVSVSSTMLPNDVGYLALSSFNNQQLQEQTIEHLDDLIAQGATSLVLDLRDNSGGLLNQAILIADDFLSEGDIVFQRSRGVTKRLATADPKAYDLPMVVLVNENSASASEIVAGALQDNHRALVVGEQTFGKGVAQSVLSLSDGGQFRYVSFEWLTPDRRSIADRGITPDVNAPDTRYPRTIVADGQGLREGQTAELVVDGKVVGQAVADEDGNFKILTLGEAPEISAVQGEAIVHLDTDTALQTAVATLEDVIAKTKSNADSN encoded by the coding sequence ATGAAGCGGAGATGGTACCTGGCCGTCCTCGCCGTGCTCGTGGCGGGCACCATGGCCGTCAACGCCCAACTCTCGCGAGACTACGCGAGCGAGTTCTTCGATAACCCGACCGGGCGCGCGCTGGTGCAGGCGTTCGGCGCGCTGAAGAGCGGCTACCTTACCGACGTAGACGACGACAAGCTCATCCGAGGCGCCATGGACGGCATGATCGCCGCCCTCGACGACCCGTTCACCAGCTACCTGCCGCCCAAGGATGCCGCGCGCGAGAACCAGGACCTGTCGGGTTCATTCGAGGGCGTGGGCGCCGTCCTGACGCCCCATGACCGCAAGTCGGGCAAGGGTGTCGAGATCCTCACCGTCTACGCCGGCGGCCCGGCCTCGAAGGCGGGGGTGCAGCGGGGCGACATCTTCGTGAGCGTGGACGGGGTGGACGTGAGCGAGATGTCCACCAGCGAGGTGGCAGACCTCGTGCGGGGGCCGAGGGGCACGACCGTCACCCTCGTCATGGAACGTCCGGGCACTGACGGCCAGCTGACCTTCAACATCCAACGCGCCACCATCCAGATCGTCAGCGTCTCCAGCACCATGTTGCCAAACGACGTGGGTTACCTGGCGCTCAGCTCTTTCAACAACCAGCAGTTGCAGGAGCAGACGATCGAACACCTCGACGACCTCATCGCGCAGGGCGCCACTTCGCTGGTACTCGACCTGCGTGACAACTCGGGCGGGCTCCTCAACCAGGCCATCTTGATAGCCGACGACTTCCTGAGCGAAGGCGACATCGTCTTCCAGCGCTCCCGCGGCGTCACCAAGCGCCTCGCTACGGCCGACCCGAAGGCTTACGACCTGCCGATGGTGGTACTGGTGAACGAGAACTCGGCCTCGGCGTCCGAGATCGTGGCGGGCGCCCTGCAGGACAACCACCGCGCCCTGGTGGTGGGCGAGCAGACCTTCGGCAAGGGCGTGGCGCAATCGGTGCTCTCGCTCTCCGACGGGGGCCAGTTCCGCTACGTGTCGTTCGAGTGGCTCACCCCTGACCGCCGCTCCATAGCCGACAGGGGAATCACACCCGACGTCAACGCGCCCGACACCCGCTACCCCCGCACGATCGTGGCCGACGGCCAGGGGTTGCGCGAGGGTCAGACGGCCGAGCTGGTGGTAGACGGCAAGGTCGTCGGACAGGCAGTGGCCGACGAGGACGGCAACTTCAAGATCCTGACCTTGGGTGAGGCGCCCGAGATCAGCGCGGTCCAGGGGGAGGCCATCGTGCACCTCGACACCGACACGGCCCTGCAGACCGCCGTCGCCACCTTGGAAGACGTCATCGCCAAAACGAAATCGAACGCTGACTCGAACTGA